One Acanthochromis polyacanthus isolate Apoly-LR-REF ecotype Palm Island chromosome 6, KAUST_Apoly_ChrSc, whole genome shotgun sequence DNA segment encodes these proteins:
- the LOC110972515 gene encoding tumor necrosis factor receptor superfamily member 14-like isoform X4, giving the protein MIWRRKLLTPATFVIIIMKIFPGHTLRCYPAEYQIGNECCPMCPAGSRVKTDCSEFRSTSCLSCLHGTFMDKPTGLKECFPCTNCDEVHYPAERCHSHQEILFPSKDVHGLQQCLGFSMTLVHPLQL; this is encoded by the exons ATGATCTGGAGAAGAAAACTTTTGACGCCTGCAACATTTGTG ATCATCATTATGAAAATCTTTCCTGGTCACACTCTAAGATGTTATCCAGCAGAATATCAGATAGGAAACGAATGCTGTCCAATGTGTCCTGCAG GAAGTCGAGTTAAAACTGACTGTTCAGAGTTCAGATCGACATCATGTCTGTCCTGCCTCCATGGAACCTTCATGGATAAACCCACTGGGCTGAAGGAGTGTTTCCCCTGCACCAACTGTGATGAAG tgcattatcctgctgaaagatgcCACAGCCATCAGGAAATACTGTTTCCATCAAAGGATGTTCATGGTCTGCagcaatgcttag ggttcagtATGACGttggtccaccctttgcagctataa
- the LOC110972515 gene encoding tumor necrosis factor receptor superfamily member 14-like isoform X1 — protein MIWRRKLLTPATFVIIIMKIFPGHTLRCYPAEYQIGNECCPMCPAGSRVKTDCSEFRSTSCLSCLHGTFMDKPTGLKECFPCTNCDEVHYPAERCHSHQEILFPSKDVHGLQQCLDLGLKVKTSCTTTSDTVCEPLEGFYCIDPIGNNCAAARKHRICHPGQYIKQTGTAFTDTVCSDCSTGTFSDGTFTSCQPHFQCESINLQLIKPGNASTDAECGRKSSNVSAAVSIPSVLPFLLICGGIVFFFLFRKKEMCFRQGEDDRE, from the exons ATGATCTGGAGAAGAAAACTTTTGACGCCTGCAACATTTGTG ATCATCATTATGAAAATCTTTCCTGGTCACACTCTAAGATGTTATCCAGCAGAATATCAGATAGGAAACGAATGCTGTCCAATGTGTCCTGCAG GAAGTCGAGTTAAAACTGACTGTTCAGAGTTCAGATCGACATCATGTCTGTCCTGCCTCCATGGAACCTTCATGGATAAACCCACTGGGCTGAAGGAGTGTTTCCCCTGCACCAACTGTGATGAAG tgcattatcctgctgaaagatgcCACAGCCATCAGGAAATACTGTTTCCATCAAAGGATGTTCATGGTCTGCagcaatgcttag ATTTGGGTCTGAAGGTAAAGACATCATGTACAACAACATCAGATACAGTTTGTGAACCACTGGAGGGGTTCTACTGTATTGATCCAATAGGAAACAACTGTGCAGCAGCACGTAAACACAGAATCTGTCATCCAGGACAATACATCAAACAAACAG gaacAGCCTTCACAGACACTGTGTGCTCTGACTGCAGcactggaacattttcagaTGGAACATTTACATCTTGTCAGCCACATTTTCA ATGTGAATCAATAAACCTTCAGCTGATAAAACCAGGAAATGCTTCTACTGATGCTGAATGTGGAAGAAAAAGTTCAAATGTCTCAGCAGCTGTGAGCATCCCCAGTGTTTTACCTTTTTTATTAATATGTGGtggaatagtttttttttttttattcagaaagAAGGAAATGTGTTTTAGACAAGGTGAGGATGACAGAGAATGA
- the LOC110972515 gene encoding tumor necrosis factor receptor superfamily member 14-like isoform X3 — translation MIWRRKLLTPATFVIIIMKIFPGHTLRCYPAEYQIGNECCPMCPAGSRVKTDCSEFRSTSCLSCLHGTFMDKPTGLKECFPCTNCDEDLGLKVKTSCTTTSDTVCEPLEGFYCIDPIGNNCAAARKHRICHPGQYIKQTGTAFTDTVCSDCSTGTFSDGTFTSCQPHFQCESINLQLIKPGNASTDAECGRKSSNVSAAVSIPSVLPFLLICGGIVFFFLFRKKEMCFRQGEDDRE, via the exons ATGATCTGGAGAAGAAAACTTTTGACGCCTGCAACATTTGTG ATCATCATTATGAAAATCTTTCCTGGTCACACTCTAAGATGTTATCCAGCAGAATATCAGATAGGAAACGAATGCTGTCCAATGTGTCCTGCAG GAAGTCGAGTTAAAACTGACTGTTCAGAGTTCAGATCGACATCATGTCTGTCCTGCCTCCATGGAACCTTCATGGATAAACCCACTGGGCTGAAGGAGTGTTTCCCCTGCACCAACTGTGATGAAG ATTTGGGTCTGAAGGTAAAGACATCATGTACAACAACATCAGATACAGTTTGTGAACCACTGGAGGGGTTCTACTGTATTGATCCAATAGGAAACAACTGTGCAGCAGCACGTAAACACAGAATCTGTCATCCAGGACAATACATCAAACAAACAG gaacAGCCTTCACAGACACTGTGTGCTCTGACTGCAGcactggaacattttcagaTGGAACATTTACATCTTGTCAGCCACATTTTCA ATGTGAATCAATAAACCTTCAGCTGATAAAACCAGGAAATGCTTCTACTGATGCTGAATGTGGAAGAAAAAGTTCAAATGTCTCAGCAGCTGTGAGCATCCCCAGTGTTTTACCTTTTTTATTAATATGTGGtggaatagtttttttttttttattcagaaagAAGGAAATGTGTTTTAGACAAGGTGAGGATGACAGAGAATGA
- the LOC110972515 gene encoding tumor necrosis factor receptor superfamily member 14-like isoform X2, with protein MIIIMKIFPGHTLRCYPAEYQIGNECCPMCPAGSRVKTDCSEFRSTSCLSCLHGTFMDKPTGLKECFPCTNCDEVHYPAERCHSHQEILFPSKDVHGLQQCLDLGLKVKTSCTTTSDTVCEPLEGFYCIDPIGNNCAAARKHRICHPGQYIKQTGTAFTDTVCSDCSTGTFSDGTFTSCQPHFQCESINLQLIKPGNASTDAECGRKSSNVSAAVSIPSVLPFLLICGGIVFFFLFRKKEMCFRQGEDDRE; from the exons ATG ATCATCATTATGAAAATCTTTCCTGGTCACACTCTAAGATGTTATCCAGCAGAATATCAGATAGGAAACGAATGCTGTCCAATGTGTCCTGCAG GAAGTCGAGTTAAAACTGACTGTTCAGAGTTCAGATCGACATCATGTCTGTCCTGCCTCCATGGAACCTTCATGGATAAACCCACTGGGCTGAAGGAGTGTTTCCCCTGCACCAACTGTGATGAAG tgcattatcctgctgaaagatgcCACAGCCATCAGGAAATACTGTTTCCATCAAAGGATGTTCATGGTCTGCagcaatgcttag ATTTGGGTCTGAAGGTAAAGACATCATGTACAACAACATCAGATACAGTTTGTGAACCACTGGAGGGGTTCTACTGTATTGATCCAATAGGAAACAACTGTGCAGCAGCACGTAAACACAGAATCTGTCATCCAGGACAATACATCAAACAAACAG gaacAGCCTTCACAGACACTGTGTGCTCTGACTGCAGcactggaacattttcagaTGGAACATTTACATCTTGTCAGCCACATTTTCA ATGTGAATCAATAAACCTTCAGCTGATAAAACCAGGAAATGCTTCTACTGATGCTGAATGTGGAAGAAAAAGTTCAAATGTCTCAGCAGCTGTGAGCATCCCCAGTGTTTTACCTTTTTTATTAATATGTGGtggaatagtttttttttttttattcagaaagAAGGAAATGTGTTTTAGACAAGGTGAGGATGACAGAGAATGA